Proteins encoded together in one Bacteroides zoogleoformans window:
- a CDS encoding DUF4492 domain-containing protein, with protein MKQTVINIWRFYLEGFRSMTLGRTLWLIILLKLFIMFFILRLFFFPRFLNTPAVGDDKEDYVSRELIHRSLESD; from the coding sequence ATGAAACAGACGGTGATAAACATTTGGCGTTTTTATCTGGAAGGCTTTCGAAGCATGACGTTGGGGCGCACGCTATGGCTCATTATTCTGCTGAAGCTTTTTATTATGTTTTTCATTCTTCGTCTTTTCTTTTTCCCCAGATTCTTGAACACTCCTGCTGTGGGCGACGACAAAGAAGATTACGTCAGCCGCGAACTGATTCATCGGAGCCTCGAGAGCGACTGA
- a CDS encoding TolC family protein, which yields MTNVRRLTVITLCMASCTGLSAQTDSSVQQAAAENIRQTADTLPARWDLQTCIDYALQRNITIRKNRLSEASARVDVKTAKAALFPSLSANVGQRIVNRPNSETSTIIAGDNITSSQSKTSYNGSYGIDANWTLYNGGKNLNTIKLQQLNHRIAQLNVAESENSIEESIAQTYVQILYAAEAVKVCEATLKVSRAERDRAAQLFEAGSIAKSDLAQLEAQVSTDKYQSVEAASTLQDYKLRLKQLLELEGDEEMNLYIPALDNENVLAPLPDKADVYRSALLLRPEIEAGKLNVQASDLDIKIARSGHLPTLSLTAGIGTSHANGSNFSFSEQIKQNWNNSLGFTVSVPIFSNRQTKSAVEKAKLRKQTCELNLLDNQKALYKTIESLWLDANNARQRYVAATEKLESTQASYELLQEQFNVGMKNTVELLTEKSKLLSAQQEKLQAKYTAILNMQLLKFYQGEKISL from the coding sequence ATGACGAACGTAAGAAGATTGACAGTGATAACGCTCTGCATGGCAAGTTGCACAGGACTTTCGGCACAGACCGACAGTTCCGTGCAACAAGCCGCGGCAGAAAACATCCGGCAGACAGCCGACACCCTGCCCGCCCGCTGGGACTTGCAGACTTGCATCGACTATGCCTTGCAGCGAAACATCACCATCAGGAAGAACCGCCTCAGCGAGGCAAGCGCCCGTGTGGATGTGAAGACAGCCAAGGCCGCCCTCTTCCCCAGCCTGTCGGCCAACGTGGGACAGCGCATCGTGAACCGCCCCAACAGTGAGACGAGCACCATCATTGCAGGCGACAACATCACCAGCAGCCAGAGCAAGACATCCTACAACGGGAGCTACGGCATCGACGCCAACTGGACACTCTACAACGGCGGGAAGAACCTCAACACCATCAAACTGCAACAACTGAACCACCGCATTGCCCAACTCAATGTGGCCGAAAGCGAAAACAGCATCGAAGAGAGCATCGCGCAAACCTACGTGCAGATACTCTATGCCGCCGAAGCCGTAAAGGTCTGCGAGGCGACCCTGAAAGTGAGCCGGGCCGAACGCGACCGTGCCGCCCAACTGTTCGAGGCGGGAAGCATCGCCAAGAGCGACCTTGCGCAATTAGAGGCACAAGTCAGCACGGACAAATATCAATCAGTAGAGGCAGCGTCCACCTTGCAGGACTACAAACTCCGGCTGAAACAGCTTCTCGAACTGGAGGGCGACGAGGAGATGAACCTCTACATCCCTGCGCTCGACAACGAGAACGTACTGGCACCTCTGCCCGACAAGGCGGATGTTTACCGGTCGGCACTTCTCCTTCGGCCTGAAATAGAAGCGGGCAAGCTGAATGTGCAAGCCTCCGACTTGGACATCAAGATTGCGCGTTCGGGTCATCTGCCCACACTGAGCCTTACCGCCGGCATCGGTACCAGCCACGCCAACGGCAGTAACTTCAGCTTCAGCGAACAAATCAAGCAGAACTGGAACAACTCGCTGGGATTCACCGTCAGCGTGCCCATCTTCAGCAACCGGCAGACCAAGAGTGCCGTAGAGAAGGCCAAGCTCCGGAAGCAGACCTGCGAACTGAACCTGCTGGACAATCAGAAGGCGCTGTACAAAACCATCGAAAGCCTTTGGCTCGACGCGAACAATGCCCGGCAACGGTACGTCGCCGCCACGGAGAAGCTGGAGAGTACGCAGGCCAGCTACGAACTGCTGCAAGAGCAATTCAACGTAGGCATGAAGAATACCGTAGAGCTGTTGACGGAGAAGAGCAAACTGCTGAGCGCGCAGCAGGAAAAGCTGCAAGCCAAATACACGGCGATACTGAACATGCAGTTGCTGAAGTTCTATCAAGGCGAAAAGATATCTCTATAA